TTAGCatcatttatataaaatgatacatttataaaaaaattgatGGAAATCAATAGTCTGAGGTTTTTTGCAGAAGTTTCCATTTAAACTGGTCAAAACAAATTGAAAGTTTGCAGTGAAAGAAGCTCTGAAGTTTCAGCTCAAACTGATTAATCAACTAATtaagtaatcaattaatcatttcatttgctgaaaaaacagagaaattaaatattttgcatttaaaatcaaatcatctAAATATGTTCAACCACAAATCTCCTGGTTCAAATTCCCTAAAAATCTCCAATtaattttatcaaattattaatcagttaatcaataatcaatccCAGATAAGCTCTACATCGACTTTCAGCTTTTCTGATCTTGATGATTTTAGGATTTTTAGCTGCAAATGATTAACCCTTCAGTAAAGGAATAAAAGATTAATCAATAGATTGATCTGTTAATCGATCTGCAGCCTGGCTGTGATGCGACagcagcaggtcaaaggtcgcaCCTCACGGACGTTCTGCAGCGTCTCTGGAGTGATGCTGAACTTGACCGGAGTTGGAACGATTTTTGATATCTGCGGCTGAAATGAAAAACCAATCAAAAGGTAATGATCAATAAGGTAATGACCAGCAGAGCAGCTAATCGATGCTTTGCTGACGTTCACCTGACTGTGAACGATAAACTCGCAGCTCCTGCTCAGGTCtttggccagcagggggcgcttcAGGTCGCAGCGCAGCGTGTACTGAGCAGTAAACAGGGAAAAGTCAAAGTTGGAACACAAACTGCAGAGCTGAAGCTTTTCACACCTGAATCTCTTTCAGACTCTGGTTAGCCGTCGATACGAGAACGTTAGCAGACAGGCTAACATCGAGCCGAACCTGGATGTTGACGAAGACGCCGTGGTAAGTCTCGTACAGAACTTTGTTGCCTTTGCTGATGAGCGGAAACTCAAACGGGATTTCCGTTTTCCCTCCTGGGATTTTCCCGGCCTTGGCCGCCTCGATGCTGCTGCTGATCAGCTGGATTGGCTGCAGATTAACCGGCAGACATTTCACAGATTATTGCAGCAGacagactttaaataaattattctctaAGTTTGGTGAGTAAATCTGAACTAATGCTTCATTTACCAAACCATCAATGAGATTGATCAAATTGATTGATCATTGAAATATTTGGCAACTGATTTTGTTAACTGGAGAAttaaaaggccatttgctgaaagaacaaaactaaaaacattttgcatttaagatgaaaaaaacattttctgtaaaaacattcaaccaaaaacttcaggtcagttttagcttcaccagatgtctcattttctttccgattaatcaattaatcatcatgATTACCAATAGTTAAAATAATTCTTATCTGCAGCCTTTCATCTTTAAAGCTTCTCAGTCAGTCAGACTTTTTGAACTCGAGTAAGAGAGCGATCCAGAGTTCAGACCAGAGTCCCACCTTAACGGAGTTGTAGAAGGCCTCAAAGACGCCGACGCTCTTGGAGCTGAGCTGCAGGTTGACGATGCCGTCCATGCTGAGCGTGATGCCgttgtgctgcagctgctccttGCAGCACAACGTGACGACGCCAGCCACAGTTTCCTGAAACAGACCAGAGTCAGCTGCAGAATCACCTcacagatttagatttattgttctcacaatacattttaattaatgtttacAATTCAAAACTGTCCATATTGTTGGGATTGATAGTTTTGCCATTTGATCCactttttgttcaataaaattattaataaataccaataaatttaaaacttattgTGAGCAGATTAATGACATAAATCACTTTCTCATGACtggtgtctgtttttaaaagcaggatttgtttttgtgaactgCAGCCATACAGttacataaagaaataataaattgttCTTATCACTTTTATCGGTTACCATCATTAATCTAGataaaagttgaattttagTAAACCATCTGAACAGCATAAGTGGCAGTTTTAGAGTCGCAAACACCGAAGAGTCACACCAAGCTAACCATGGCGCTcaaaacaaataagaacaaagttagatttttatttatgttgtcttgcaaattttaaattatatttcttatttactgtcatgtaaagaaataataatcGAGCACAGAATTTAAGTGGTGACTAAATTCGTCACAACACCATGGAAGCAGCTGCTGGTCATGTGACTGCGAATTAGCTTGTTGCTAATGCAGCAAGCTAACTATCTATGCTAGCTAGTCAATGGTTTATCAAAGCTTTTGTAGAGTAAATAGAGGGAGGCTAACATTAGCTGGGCATGTTCGTGTCAGTGGGTCTCTTACCCCCTCATGATAGACTTTGTTGGCTCTTTTCAGTTTGATATCCAGAGTGACGCTCATCTCTGAGCCCAGCTGACCGCGTAATGGCGGCTGGCGTCACAAACTTGTTTTAGACGCTGCCAACCAAATGCAATGGCTTTAAATTTATTTGGCTTGCTTCTTAATGAGAAATGaataagaacaacaacaactcaGCATCCGGGTCaatctttcaaaataagagtgcGATTTCCGCCTACTTGAACGACTCTCtgtcaaaatttcaaaataaaagcagaagtaaTAAAGGATTGAAATTAATGCAACGCCGGtcggaaaaacaaacaaactaaaaaaaagcaattgttAAAATAAGAACTGTTTAATAAAACTGGAAGATTATTTGTCTCTGAATTAAtctaagggggaaaaaaagacataaagtttaaaataacatttatgttCGTTTTAAACATTCTCTTTGGTTTTATCTTAACATGTCAGAGAAACATTAAAGGTAGTTTATCAGATATTTCTGCAGATAAAGAATGGAGGCTCCTGCTTTGTAgatgtttaaatttcttttatcaCATGCAGTTCTTTTATTCaatttcatttgaattattttgaatattttaacatgATCCTGTTGAAATAAAGTGTTGGGTTTCACCTGAATTAAACATGTTAAACTGAATCATAAAGTTCTTGTCCAAACAAAGGAAACCTGTAAAAACTGCTTATTGTTGGTGATTTCTGGAAAATCTGCTTTTGCTCATTTCAGTTGCCAACATCAACATTTGGAGACAAGAATGCATCAGAATGAGATTTTCCAGTTCATTTTGTACCGCAGTAAAGAAGCGACAAGCGACGACCTCTCGGCTCTCAGGAATGTGGAAATGAAGTTAATAATAAAGCTGAGGATCCAAGGTCAGTCACCCAGTAAACGTTTAATTCACTTAGACAAACTtcacttcttctgtttctgctgataaacaaaattcttcagtttttacaCCAAACCTCTGCTGGACGTTtgtttttagcttcatttgGACTCTTCTCATTCTTTAACACTTAAATTAAGTGTTTGTTTAATAAGTTAATGTGTCCCGTTCTTCACAAAACACCAAACAGCCATCAGCAGAATCCCGCATTAGACTTTGTTTAGACCACAGGTATTCTGTCATTCAGCCCTGCTGCTGCTTATTTCCACTAAtcattcactttgttttaaaaagaaaaaactttttccaaacatttaatGAACAGAAAACGTTCAGCTGACTGAGTCCCGTTAAATTCCAGTTCTGTCCATGTTTTCCATCTcgtctcattaaaacaaactttggcGTTTTTTAGGTCATTTAACACGATTATCTACAACTTCCTTCCTTTGCTTCAGCGGTGACCAAACTGGATTTACACTGAgggtcattttaatttattgggCTCAGGCATGAGATTATTCATCCATTATTGAAAAatatcatcaactaatttagtaatcaattaatcaattaaccCTAACCCATATACTCAGAAccgtaattaagccaaaactgtacaaatgtatatatttgcctttaagataaaaaaacattttatctgtaaaGGCGTTTTACCCAGAACTCATTAAAACCTCCTTTTGCtatcaattattaatcagtcaatgaataaaaaatgaaccaattaatctacaaaaaaatcaaacgtacaccaaaaaatgcaataacattttttggtatttttatttgttatttaaaaagaaattgaattatctgcctatttacattttttatgtatttctaatattgttttaaaaaggctaaaagtgtttaaataaaaagtgaatgtcaaatttttttatccaattagtTGTCTGAATAATCAGTAGtataattatttaacaaattaacTGTCAGTTTCAGCCCTGATCAGGTTTATTCAGGTTGAGTGGATCTTATTTTCAGGGTATCAGAGTAATGGGGGTTGGATATAAACATAAaccacattttctgattttattagtaaaaatttCCTCTCGTTTGCTAAAGTTACAGCAGGTTAGAAAAAAACACCTGatcaaaatctgatcaaatcacaaactgaaacttttattgaggcatcaacaacaaatacatttatttattaataccagtccatttgcagcattttcctgattaaataaattaccaACTACAGTCATTGGGTCTCaggattattattatgtatATCTCCAGGTGTCAAAATGTTATTCGAGATCATATTTACAGAGATTTAGAGAATTTATCAGATATTTCACATCATGCCTTCCTCCGGTAGTTTGACCTTATTTCAGCCTTTTATCTGTCACAAAGTTCGTCGTGTCCTTCAGATGCTCTGAAAGCCGTAAATCTGGGCTTGTGTGAAGCAACAACAACCAtagaagaaggaaacaaacgtCAGGCGGTCACCTTGTTGCTCCTACCTGTGGACAGGTGAGGGGAGGGAAACTGAGCCGGCCCCCGGATCACAGATTACGCTCGGCTTTGTCTCGCTCCGATCCTCATTGTGCCAAAGTTCAGATCTCACAACAAACGAAGAAAGAAGACACTGAACTTCAGCTCAGGCTCGGCTTTCACATTTATGAGGACGAGCTTTTCAGAGGTGAGTACGACACAGATTGATGAAGAAATGATTGATTATTAATTAACATGGCCGCCTGCAATGCTTCATGGCTAACACTTTATCTACTCCAGAGGAAACGTGTCTAAATATGAACAGTTTACATGTGATAACTTCAGGACACGTGgactcattttatttctaataattctGTGGAATAATATTCAGTTTGGTGATACTGGCATTCTTGGATCAAAATAAAGAATCGGTACTTATATAGAAGtactaaaaagtattttatgtttcttatgtttttgatattttttgtcactCTTCCATCTTTAAGGgcatcaaaataaatttgatctcagacaaacataaagtgaaaaaagacaaaatattgttttcaaattatggCTTCAATTACTTAGGagaacactgcaaaacacaaaattgtacCAAGTagtttttctccagtttctaaagcaaatatcttaattcacttgaaataagacaaaacaaacatacaggtaatttttcaggaagaaaaaggagtttattttaagtcaataatttcttaattttaatggaaaaagttCCAgattcactggcagattatttcacataaaacatgggaaaaatgtcacattattaatgaattatttgccagtttatttagaatttttgatcaatattaagaattactgattaaaaacaagctccttcctatcttcctgaaaagttaatCATGAGTTATTTTagtctcatttcaagtgaacCTGAccaactagaccaaaaatatctcttaatattttgtgtttctacaAACTTCCAAACTAAGTGAGAAGATAACAGACCAGTCGGAGTCTAattttgaatcatttatttacagaattgcTTTATTCAGCCACAGTGGAACCACAACATCTCCATCATAACTCATTACTTTGACTAGGAAACTCCATAATCttcattctgttgtttttttagccatTCATAGTTggatttgtgattttaatgattgTGCCGCTGCGTAACTCAAGTTTACtgtaagataaaaacaaacttaaattagaaaattaaagaaagcaGAATTTATGTTTCAAGTACGGTGGTGGAGGAATGATGATCTGGGCTTGTTTTGACTTTGGCACTTTGATGAAACATGGAGCCATTAATTAATCCGcagcagttttatgtttttctgactgACCTTCAGTTAATGAATTCTGTTTACGACACACCAATAACTCGCTTATTGGTCTCTAATatcatttgttaatttttaactCAGTGGACCTTAGATGAAAACTATAATGGCTACAAGCTGGTTAATATTTTAGTCAAGGTGTGTAAAGTCGTTTTTTGCTTGGCACATAAGTGCATGAAAGAGTTTCTGGATCCCATTCAGGGCCTTTCTGATTGCATTAGCTTAGCTGCAGCCTAACAGTGCTTGTGCTGCCTTTTGTTAGCTAAGCTGGGACAGCAAAGTTGAAAACCGCACTAGAACGCACTCTGGTGgatattttgttgtgttgttttggtgGCGGTAATATAGAAAATGGATCCAAGATCCATCTATCTTCTTCCGCTTACCcggtcgggtcgtggggtcagcagtttcagaagggaggcccagtcttccttttccagtctcttcttccagctcctccaggaatcccaaggcgttcccaggaatcccaaggcgttcccaggaatcccaaggtgttcccaggccagcagagagacatcgttcctccagagtgtcctgaatttcccctcctcctggtgggacatgaacacctcaccagggaggcgtccaggaggcatcctgaccagatgctcctcaactggctcctctcgatgtgaaggagcagcagctctactctgagtccctcctggatgactgagcttctctctctaagggagagcccagacaccctacagagaaaacccattttggtcGCTTGTATCTGcgatcttgttctttcggtcatgacccaaagctcatgaccatagatgagggtgggaacgtagatcgaccggtaaatcgagagctttgctttttggctcagctctctcttcaccatgacggACCAGTACAGCGCCTGCTTGactgcagacgctgcaccaatccgcctgtcgatctcctgctcccttcttcccccattggtgaacaagatcccgagatacttgaactcctccacttggggcaggacaccccccctgacccggagaaggcactctacccttttccggctcaagaccatggcctcggatttggaggcactgatcgccatcccagccgcttcacactgggctgcgaaccgctccagtgagagctgcagatcacgacccgatgaagccaaaaggaccacatcatccgcaaaaagcagagatttgatcctaaggccaccaaaacggatcccctcaacaccttgacTGGTCCAGatattctgtccataaaagtaatgaacagaatcgatgacaaagggcagccctggcggagtccaactctcagcggaaacgagcccgacttactgccggcaatgcggaccagactctgacaccggtcctacagggacctgacagcccgtatcaaggagcccggtaccccatactcctggagaaccccccacagggctccccgagggacacggtcgaacgtcttctccaagtccacaaaacacatgtagactggttgggcgaactcccagaaccctccaggacctgctgagggtgtagagctggtccagtgttccagaaccagaaccagaaccacactgctcttcctgaatccgaggttcaacaatccgatggaccctcctctccagaacccccgaatagaccttgccagggaggcttaagagtgtgacccccctgtaattggagcacaccctccggtccccctttttgaacagggggaccaccactgatctgccaatccaggggaactgcccccgatgtccatgcgatattgaagagtcgcgttagccaacacaaccctacaacatccagagccttgaggaactccgggcagatctcatccacccccggggccctgccaccgaggagctttttgaccaccgaggagctttttgaccaccgaggaactttttgaccacctcggcgacctccaACTCAAGTctcaggctcagcttccacaatagaaggcatgttggtgggattgaggaggtcttcaaagtattctgcccaccggcccacaacatcccgagttgaggtcagcagcacaccatccccactgcaGACAgaagggggaagcagtgcagcaccaacactgagacgccggatggtggaccagaatcgcctcgaagccgtacggaagtctttctccatggcctctacaaactcctcccacacccgagttttt
This window of the Gambusia affinis linkage group LG15, SWU_Gaff_1.0, whole genome shotgun sequence genome carries:
- the vps26c gene encoding vacuolar protein sorting-associated protein 26C isoform X4; its protein translation is MSVTLDIKLKRANKVYHEGETVAGVVTLCCKEQLQHNGITLSMDGIVNLQLSSKSVGVFEAFYNSVKPIQLISSSIEAAKAGKIPGGKTEIPFEFPLISKGNKVLYETYHGVFVNIQYTLRCDLKRPLLAKDLSRSCEFIVHSQPQISKIVPTPVKFSITPETLQNVRERSQLPRFLIRGHLDATSCVISQPLTGEVQVDKSDVPVKSIELQLVRVETCGCAEGYARDATEIQNIQIAEGDVGHGLPIPVYMVFPRLFTCPTLETTNFKSLKSTSWSSCRTIT
- the vps26c gene encoding vacuolar protein sorting-associated protein 26C isoform X3; this translates as MSVTLDIKLKRANKVYHEGETVAGVVTLCCKEQLQHNGITLSMDGIVNLQLSSKSVGVFEAFYNSVKPIQLISSSIEAAKAGKIPGGKTEIPFEFPLISKGNKVLYETYHGVFVNIQYTLRCDLKRPLLAKDLSRSCEFIVHSQPQISKIVPTPVKFSITPETLQNVRERSQLPRFLIRGHLDATSCVISQPLTGEVQVDKSDVPVKSIELQLVRVETCGCAEGYARDATEIQNIQIAEGDVGHGLPIPVYMVFPRLFTCPTLETTNFKVEFEINVVVILQDDHLITENFPLKLCRV
- the vps26c gene encoding vacuolar protein sorting-associated protein 26C isoform X2, which produces MSVTLDIKLKRANKVYHEGETVAGVVTLCCKEQLQHNGITLSMDGIVNLQLSSKSVGVFEAFYNSVKPIQLISSSIEAAKAGKIPGGKTEIPFEFPLISKGNKVLYETYHGVFVNIQVRLDVSLSANVLVSTANQSLKEIQYTLRCDLKRPLLAKDLSRSCEFIVHSQPQISKIVPTPVKFSITPETLQNVRERSQLPRFLIRGHLDATSCVISQPLTGEVQVDKSDVPVKSIELQLVRVETCGCAEGYARDATEIQNIQIAEGDVGHGLPIPVYMVFPRLFTCPTLETTNFKSLKSTSWSSCRTIT
- the vps26c gene encoding vacuolar protein sorting-associated protein 26C isoform X1 gives rise to the protein MSVTLDIKLKRANKVYHEGETVAGVVTLCCKEQLQHNGITLSMDGIVNLQLSSKSVGVFEAFYNSVKPIQLISSSIEAAKAGKIPGGKTEIPFEFPLISKGNKVLYETYHGVFVNIQVRLDVSLSANVLVSTANQSLKEIQYTLRCDLKRPLLAKDLSRSCEFIVHSQPQISKIVPTPVKFSITPETLQNVRERSQLPRFLIRGHLDATSCVISQPLTGEVQVDKSDVPVKSIELQLVRVETCGCAEGYARDATEIQNIQIAEGDVGHGLPIPVYMVFPRLFTCPTLETTNFKVEFEINVVVILQDDHLITENFPLKLCRV